Proteins encoded in a region of the Quercus lobata isolate SW786 chromosome 8, ValleyOak3.0 Primary Assembly, whole genome shotgun sequence genome:
- the LOC115956847 gene encoding uncharacterized protein LOC115956847 translates to MASYRLESICSRQSWISGIHSNLWQQWHYDYGIFTVLTSPLFLSSQNIHPLVATHSQIFNPYKNNACMVKASPESFIIQVGESADIISKGKLGSTLHSDSRPAKLGSLSRETVIVFLQSAWNKTFSISDYPMKQFMSCGQCFEESNEGTNHSAQDHNKLTQEIGKIIPPLSSRLKYGMTFVEFSRETTKQYYGGRGLQSNGNRYCYFGIICVD, encoded by the exons atggCATCTTATAGACTAGAATCAATCTGCTCTAGACAATCTTGGATCAGTGGAATTCATTCCAATCTGTGGCAGCAATGGCATTACGACTACGGTATCTTCACTGTTTTGACATCTCCCTTATTTCTTTCCTCACAA AATATCCATCCCCTAGTGGCCACACATTCGCAAATTTTCAATCCTTACAAGAATAATGCCTGTATGGTGAAGGCCTCTCCTGAGAGTTTTATCATTCAGGTGGGTGAATCGGCTGATATCATCTCGAAAGGAAAGCTAGGCTCAACCCTTCACTCTGACTCTAGACCTGCTAAGTTAGGAAGTTTGAGTAGAGAAACAGTTATTGTTTTCTTGCAGTCTGCATGGAATAAAACCTTTTCTATCTCAGATTATCCCATGAAACAATTTATGTCATGTGGTCAGTGCTTCGAAGAATCTAATGAGGGAACAAATCATTCTGCGCAGGACCATAATAAACTAACTCaagaaattggaaaaataatTCCCCCGCTATCATCACGGTTAAAGTATGGGATGACATTTGTAGAATTCTCACGTGAAACCACCAAGCAATACTATGGTGGCAGAGGTTTGCAATCTAACGGTAACAGATATTGTTATTTTGGTATTATTTGTGTAGATTAA